In Nymphaea colorata isolate Beijing-Zhang1983 chromosome 3, ASM883128v2, whole genome shotgun sequence, a genomic segment contains:
- the LOC116249956 gene encoding UDP-glycosyltransferase 82A1-like, whose amino-acid sequence MEVQCSRPKVVLVPYPAQGHVSPMVQLASALHSLGFQPIVINAQFMHDRLFNNGVARDDHDSGVIFLSVPDGIHGDRPCDFVSILFAMENVMPPHLEKILESFGHGEEGIVCVITDLLASWAIRVAEQRRVPVAGFWPAMHATFSIVKSIPDLIQQSLISSVDGAPLVEGTVSFLPSDLPKLRPEHLPWYSPDPVVRLVRFKFWLEVLHRSSAVKCVLINSFAAENRALGMEAGPNIDPISSPLDPHVFHVGPLTRKVDHNLSMWEEDGSCTSWLAKQARGSVMYVSFGSWVKLSPQHHVVELAMALEATTWPFLWSLRAPWQAMLPTGFIERVGSRGKVVEWAPQREVLSSDAVGCFLTHCGWNSTLEAIIAGQPLLCWPVSGDEGINCEFIVKVWRVGTKLEGKGMDEIKEGMLKMICQKEELKRNMEAMRERVLGIEGELMAEESLKSFRDIIMKKHRTKPDNVKAESLTRSGSLICPPLEGKS is encoded by the exons ATGGAAGTCCAGTGCTCAAGGCCGAAGGTGGTTTTGGTGCCATATCCTGCGCAGGGTCATGTCTCTCCCATGGTTCAACTGGCGTCAGCCTTACACAGTCTTGGCTTCCAACCGATCGTCATCAATGCCCAATTCATGCACGATAGATTATTCAACAATGGCGTCGCTCGTGATGATCATGACAGTGGAGTTATTTTTCTCTCCGTTCCGGACGGCATCCACGGCGATCGACCTTGCGACTTTGTGAGCATCTTGTTCGCCATGGAGAATGTCATGCCCCCACACCTCGAGAAGATCCTTGAGAgctttggccatggagaggaAGGAATTGTCTGTGTGATTACTGATTTGTTGGCATCTTGGGCGATCCGAGTTGCCGAACAGCGCCGAGTTCCGGTTGCCGGGTTCTGGCCAGCCATGCATGCTACATTCAGTATCGTCAAGTCCATACCAGATCTCATCCAACAGTCTCTAATTTCATCCGTCGATG GTGCTCCATTAGTGGAAGGAACGGTGAGCTTCCTACCTTCTGATCTTCCGAAGCTACGGCCAGAGCATCTACCATGGTACAGTCCAGATCCTGTTGTCCGTCTGGTCAGGTTCAAGTTCTGGTTGGAAGTCTTGCACAGGTCAAGCGCCGTAAAATGTGTCCTAATCAACTCATTTGCAGCCGAAAATAGAGCACTTGGCATGGAGGCAGGCCCAAATATTGACCCAATTTCTTCTCCACTAGACCCACATGTGTTTCATGTAGGCCCTCTAACGAGAAAGGTTGATCACAATCTCAGCATGTGGGAGGAAGATGGTAGTTGCACCAGCTGGCTGGCCAAGCAAGCCAGGGGTTCTGTGATGTATGTATCATTCGGAAGCTGGGTTAAACTCTCTCCCCAACACCATGTGGTCGAATTAGCCATGGCGTTGGAAGCCACGACTTGGCCATTTCTATGGTCACTGAGAGCACCATGGCAAGCCATGCTCCCTACTGGGTTCATTGAGAGGGTTGGATCTAGGGGGAAGGTGGTGGAATGGGCGCCACAGAGAGAGGTCCTATCTAGTGACGCTGTTGGTTGCTTCCTTACTCACTGCGGTTGGAATTCGACCTTGGAGGCCATAATCGCCGGGCAGCCGCTTCTGTGTTGGCCGGTTTCCGGTGACGAGGGAATCAACTGTGAGTTTATTGTGAAGGTTTGGAGGGTGGGAACCAAATTGGAAGGCAAGGGGATGGATGAGATAAAGGAAGGGATGTTGAAGATGATCTGTCAGAAGGAAGAGCTGAAGAGGAATATGGAGGCAATGAGGGAAAGGGTGCTGGGAATTGAAGGGGAGTTGATGGCAGAGGAGAGCCTTAAGTCTTTCAGGGATATTATCATGAAGAAGCATAGGACTAAGCCGGATAATGTAAAAGCAGAATCCCTGACAAGATCTGGGTCGCTTATTTGCCCACCCTTGGAAGGCAAATCTTGA
- the LOC116251298 gene encoding uncharacterized protein At5g50100, chloroplastic codes for MVSRVMCLRKSGSFFLNSTPHHLNLPSPLLANVGYRHWPGAKYKISAVHSDTSSAQKVLEKEQEKPSEKWRIKMLYDGECPLCMREVNMLKEQNERFGTIKFVDISSSNYSPEENEGLDYKTVMGRIHAISYDGTVLTDVAAFRRLYEEVGLGWVYAITKYEPIASIADAIYGVWAKYRLQITGRPPLEKVLEERRKKMVDACENDACRM; via the exons ATGGTGTCAAGGGTGATGTGCTTACGAAAATCTGGTAGCTTCTTCCTTAACTCGACCCCTCATCACCTGAACTTACCCTCTCCTCTTCTCGCCAACGTTGGTTATCGCCACTGGCCTG GTGCCAAATATAAGATTTCTGCAGTGCATAGTGACACATCTTCTGCTCAGAAAGTGTTGGAGAAAGAGCAAGAGAAACCATCTGAGAAATGGAGAATCAAGATGCTCTATGATGGGGAATGCCCGTTATGCATGCGTGAG GTCAATATGCTGAAGGAGCAGAATGAGCGTTTTGGGACTATCAAGTTTGTGGACATTAGCTCAAGCAATTACTCCcctgaagaaaatgaaggacTAGACTACAAGACT GTCATGGGGAGAATTCATGCCATCTCATATGATGGAACTGTACTAACTGATGTTGCT GCATTTAGAAGACTGTACGAGGAAGTTGGACTTGGATGGGTTTACGCCATCACAAAGTATGAACCG aTTGCAAGCATAGCAGATGCAATTTATGGTGTTTGGGCCAAATACCGTCTGCAAATTACAG GTCGACCACCTCTGGAGAAGGTTTtggaagaaaggaggaaaaagatG GTGGATGCATGTGAAAATGACGCTTGTAGAATGTGA
- the LOC116251213 gene encoding proteinaceous RNase P 1, chloroplastic/mitochondrial-like gives MLLGQLTCSAIRINPFFRCLSILSSLQRAPCHRHQYAATVIPSASLFLAAVTSRSFRRQNKPRFESPENTLRQRLEVCSENRDVASAFSLFDEARVAGVRLCSYHYNSLLYLCSLPTSLGSWVDRGFEIYDRMRADGVPPNEATITNLTRLAAEKGDFDLAFNLLKQMTDYGLTPRLRSFGPALYGFCRLGKVEKAYEVDEYMLNFGIVPEESELAALLQASSEAGRGDKVYSILHRLRRAVWVISESTAEILERWFRSKAAAKVGVENCDTEEVRMGIVEGGGGWHGKGWLGKGDWKVAKSKISEKGVCKVCGERLVTIDIDPRETENFAKSIADLACEKQVKNDFTKFQDWLEKNGPFDAVIDGANMGHFKPGLHVSSFSRLNSVVNALHKMSPSKKLPLVILHSWHLKGDAVDRPEIKHLIESWRRSRAIYTTPVGSNDDWYWLYAAVSCRCLLVTNDEMRDHLFQLLGKSFFPTWKERHQVRLSASRRLKFQMPLPYSTVIQESVCGSWHVPIAAENQNAPRQWICVTRPRFPHLKHVSGYFEPTNASNLQISSPH, from the exons ATGCTGCTTGGGCAGCTTACCTGCTCAGCAATTCGAATCAATCCCTTCTTCAGATGTCTGTCCATCTTGTCTTCGCTCCAGCGTGCCCCATGCCACCGTCACCAATATGCTGCCACGGTTATTCCGTCTGCTTCTCTCTTCTTAGCTGCTGTTACCTCTAGGTCGTTCCGGCGGCAGAATAAGCCCCGCTTCGAGTCGCCGGAGAATACCCTCCGTCAACGCCTTGAAGTATGCTCAGAGAATCGTGACGTTGCCTCTGCTTTTTCCCTCTTCGACGAGGCCCGTGTAGCAGGTGTCCGCCTTTGCAGTTACCACTATAACTCCCTTCTGTACCTCTGCTCTCTCCCCACCTCCCTAGGCAGCTGGGTTGATCGAGGATTTGAGATCTACGACCGTATGCGTGCTGATGGCGTGCCCCCAAATGAAGCAACCATCACTAACCTTACCCGCCTTGCTGCTGAGAAGGGCGACTTTGATCTTGCCTTCAACCTTCTTAAGCAAATGACTGATTATGGGCTCACACCACGTCTCCGCTCATTTGGCCCAGCATTATACGGTTTCTGCAGGCTTGGGAAGGTGGAGAAGGCCTATGAGGTTGATGAGTATATGCTGAACTTTGGGATTGTACCAGAAGAGAGTGAGCTTGCTGCACTTCTGCAGGCAAGCTCTGAGGCTGGGAGAGGAGACAAGGTTTACTCAATTTTACATAGATTGAGAAGGGCAGTGTGGGTGATATCTGAGTCAACAGCAGAGATCTTAGAGAGGTGGTTCCGCAGCAAGGCAGCTGCCAAGGTGGGGGTGGAAAATTGCGACACAGAGGAGGTTAGGATGGGGATTGTTGAGGGGGGAGGTGGTTGGCATGGGAAAGGTTGGTTGGGGAAGGGAGACTGGAAGGTCGCAAAGTCGAAGATCAGCGAGAAGGGTGTCTGCAAGGTTTGTGGGGAGAGACTGGTAACCATTGACATCGACCCACGTGAGACAGAGAACTTTGCAAAGTCCATTGCGGATTTGGCTTGTGAAAAACAAGTTAAGaatgattttacaaaatttcag GATTGGCTTGAAAAGAATGGGCCTTTTGATGCTGTAATTGATGGTGCCAATATGGGACACTTCAAACCAGGTTTACACGTTTCTAGTTTCTCTCGG CTGAATTCTGTTGTAAATGCCTTACATAAAATGAGTCCTTCAAAGAAATTACCGCTTGTTATTTTGCACAGCTGGCACCTAAAGGGTGATGCTGTGGATAGACCGGAAATCAAACATCTGATAGAAAGCTGGAGGAGGTCCCGTGCAATCTATACTACCCCTGTTGGTTCGAATGATGACTG GTATTGGTTATATGCAGCTGTTAGTTGTCGTTGTCTGCTTGTTACAAACGATGAAATGCGGGATCATTTGTTCCAACTACtaggaaaaagtttttttccaaCATGGAAAGAAAGACATCAG GTTCGGCTGTCTGCATCTAGGCGACTCAAGTTTCAGATGCCACTGCCATATTCAACAGTTATCCAG GAATCGGTATGTGGGAGTTGGCATGTACCTATTGCTGCTGAAAATCAAAATGCTCCAAGACAATGGATTTGCGTAACAAGGCCCAGGTTCCCACATTTGAAGCACGTTAGTGGATATTTTGAACCGACTAATGCAAGCAACTTGCAGATTAGCTCTCCGCACTAA